The following coding sequences lie in one Spinacia oleracea cultivar Varoflay chromosome 1, BTI_SOV_V1, whole genome shotgun sequence genomic window:
- the LOC110795498 gene encoding uncharacterized protein, which translates to MEVTCNPPKKMEFVISKSPIPTERETSDCPGYEFKDDALNHACEWTWTDLQMSHEVSPIKVLAKEKVGKGKPFVPRRSVRINQPVGTFSNAPIVPPPSTTRNTEPSSTFSNAPNVPMCTANKASMVLQKIPRTTAVRKGLMIPRVTPSLVINLSQPSQPTVEPIIELVISLSQAIIEPVINLSQPITEPLLSFSQPITTTEVGESSVVQSQKKKKGNNKKKIEDDMDDMDDASEVDDDDDIMEGEDDQMNMPMIHDEYDPYEDPCFENDGDDVAYFNKLIWEHSNQALDDLTDKEHFKGVLRDYCIQSGFSLIVDKSSPSRFTARCKDYHCSWRIYSSRLPDGTTWAIKSIQNSEHTCMGLDDRNPLVNVKLAGVKLMNDIRANNDISGKTLNELLWQRFGITMATSTVYCMKNWALKELNGGYDESYGYLPKYCEMVMITNTRSAAFCAWKNHNEPERPLIFSSIFLSFKGAIDGLHAGCRSLVGVNGAHLKGNFGGILFTVALDANNELWPFAWAIVPGEDADSWKFFLWHLKKILKEGKRGDDWCIISDRQKGIDVALNELWPQVGRRYCIKHLVKNWQKPFPGPLMHSLFWRACSATSPFTFKKAMEKLQQTNHLSLIWLSKLGGQSRWSRHKFDPKICTNENKTNFVESFNATLGADRCRPVLTLLEGIRRVCMVRMATRRQNCEHWDNNDLCPNIRVKIQQWFTMQAFHESHYCPR; encoded by the exons ATGGAAGTTACTTGTAACCCACCTAAGAAAATGGAATTTGTGATATCAAAAAGCCCTATCCCTACAGAGAGAGAAACTAGTGATTGTCCAGGATATGAATTTAAAGATGATGCACTCAACCATGCTTGTGAGTGGACATGGACAGACCTACAAATGTCTCATGAAGTGTCTCCTATTAAAGTTTTGGCTAAAGAAAAAGTTGGCAAGGGTAAGCCTTTTGTCCCTAGAAGAAGTGTGAGGATAAATCAGCCCGTTGGAACCTTTTCAAATGCACCTATTGTTCCACCACCATCCACTACAAGGAATACTGAGCCAAGTTCTACTTTCTCTAATGCACCAAATGTCCCAATGTGTACTGCAAACAAAGCAAGCATGGTTCTGCAGAAGATACCTAGAACCACTGCCGTTAGGAAGGGGTTAATGATACCTAGAGTCACACCTAGTCTAGTTATCAATTTATCTCAGCCATCTCAGCCAACTGTTGAGCCCATTATTGAACTTGTAATCAGTTTATCCCAAGCTATTATTGAACCTGTAATCAATTTATCCCAACCTATTACTGAACCTTTACTCAGTTTTTCCCAACCCATTACTACTACTGAAGTTGGTGAAAGTAGCGTCGTTCAatctcaaaaaaagaaaaagggaaatAATAAAAAGAAGATTGAGGATGATATGGATGATATGGATGATGCCTCGGAagtagatgatgatgatgatattaTGGAGGGAGAGGATGATCAGATGAATATGCCTATGATTCATGATGAATATGATCCATATGAAGACCCTTGCTTTGAgaatgatggtgatgatgtaGCTTATTTTAATAAGTT AATTTGGGAACATAGTAATCAAGCCTTGGATGATCTTACTGACAAGGAACATTTCAAAGGGGTGCTGAGAGACTATTGTATCCAATCCGGATTTTCTTTGATTGTTGATAAGTCGAGTCCATCTAGATTCACAGCTAGATGTAAAGATTATCATTGTTCTTGGAGGATTTACTCAAGTAGGTTGCCTGATGGAACGACTTGGGCTATAAAGAGTATTCAAAATTCTGAACATACTTGTATGGGATTAGATGACAGGAATCCTTTAGTAAATGTGAAGTTGGCTGGAGTGAAACTAATGAATGATATCAGGGCTAATAATGATATTTCTGGAAAGACCTTGAATGAGTTGTTGTGGCAAAGGTTTGGTATTACAATGGCTACTAGTACAGTGTATTGCATGAAGAATTGGGCACTGAAGGAGCTTAATGGAGGATATGATGAGTCATATGGTTATCTTCCAAAATACTGTGAAATGGTGATGATCACTAATACTCGGTCAGCAGCCTTCTGTGcttggaaaaaccataatgaaCCAGAGAGACCATTGATCTTCTCCAGCATATTCTTATCGTTCAAGGGTGCAATTGATGGTTTGCATGCCGGTTGCAGAAGTCTTGTAGGAGTTAATGGAGCCCATCTGAAAGGGAATTTTGGAGGAATTTTGTTTACTGTTGCCCTTGATGCTAACAATGAATTGTGGCCATTTGCATGGGCAATAGTTCCCGGTGAGGATGCAGACAGTTGGAAATTCTTTCTTTGGCACTTGAAGAAGATTTTGAAGGAAGGGAAAAGGGGAGATGATTGGTGTATAATATCTGATAGGCAAAAG GGGATTGATGTGGCACTTAATGAATTATGGCCTCAGGTAGGAAGAAGATATTGTATCAAACACTTGGTAAAAAATTGGCAAAAGCCATTTCCTGGACCTCTTATGCATTCTTTATTTTGGAGGGCCTGTAGTGCAACTTCTCCTTTCACTTTCAAGAAAGCCATGGAGAAATTGCAACAGACAAATCATTTATCCTTGATTTGGCTATCCAAACTGGGAGGCCAGTCAAGATGGTCAAGACATAAATTTGATCCTAAGATATGCACCAATGAGAATAAGACTAACTTTGTGGAAAGTTTCAATGCCACGTTGGGTGCAGATAGATGTAGACCTGTGCTAACGTTGCTTGAAG GGATCAGGAGGGTGTGTATGGTGAGAATGGCAACTAGAAGGCAAAATTGTGAACATTGGGACAACAATGATTTGTGTCCCAACATTAGGGTGAAAATTCAACAGTGGTTTACCATGCAGGCATTCCATGAGAGCCATTATTGCCCGAGGTGA